The following coding sequences lie in one Deltaproteobacteria bacterium genomic window:
- a CDS encoding NADH-quinone oxidoreductase subunit D, giving the protein MATPAAAPAALDPTEEIMEIQMGPSHPASHGTIKFNLKLDGEVVVDCDVEVGYLHRAFEKMTEQGTWTQAIPYTDRLNYASPFINNVAFVLAVEKLLGIEVPPRCQYLRVIVSELSRLTDHETCLGMAATELGAMTVGFLLNEARELIYDLAEAISGARLTVTYCRIGGLSRDFPPDISERVTAAFKHTRALISDCDKLLTRNRIFVDRMRGIGVISQAEAISYGLTGPMLRSTGTNYDVRKAQPYSSYDHFDFEVPLGSTGDNYDRFLCRFAEMEQSMRIVEQALKNLPAGPVRVEDPRIVLPEKSKVYGSIEGLMNHFKLIMEGIKVPPGEVYHAVEGANGELGFYVISDGSGRPYRVRVRPPCFLAMGALGAMVKGGMLADIIPTFGMVNMIGGECDR; this is encoded by the coding sequence ATGGCGACTCCGGCCGCAGCGCCCGCCGCGCTCGATCCGACCGAGGAGATCATGGAGATCCAGATGGGGCCGTCCCATCCGGCATCCCACGGTACCATCAAGTTCAACTTGAAGTTGGATGGCGAAGTGGTGGTCGATTGTGACGTCGAAGTCGGTTACCTCCACCGCGCTTTCGAGAAGATGACCGAGCAGGGCACGTGGACGCAGGCGATCCCGTACACTGACCGGCTCAACTACGCCTCACCCTTCATCAACAACGTCGCCTTCGTGCTCGCCGTCGAGAAGTTGCTCGGTATCGAAGTGCCGCCGCGGTGCCAGTACCTGCGGGTGATCGTCAGCGAGCTGTCGCGTCTCACCGATCACGAGACCTGTTTGGGAATGGCCGCCACCGAATTGGGGGCGATGACCGTCGGCTTCTTGCTGAACGAGGCGCGTGAGTTGATCTACGACCTCGCCGAGGCGATCAGCGGCGCGCGCCTGACGGTGACCTACTGCCGCATCGGCGGCTTGAGCCGGGATTTTCCGCCCGACATCAGCGAGCGGGTGACCGCCGCCTTCAAGCACACCCGCGCATTGATCTCAGACTGCGACAAGCTGCTGACTCGCAACCGCATCTTCGTCGATCGCATGCGCGGCATCGGCGTCATCTCGCAGGCCGAGGCGATTTCGTACGGGCTCACCGGACCGATGCTGCGCTCGACCGGGACGAACTACGACGTGCGCAAGGCCCAGCCCTATTCGAGCTACGATCACTTCGACTTCGAGGTGCCGCTGGGCAGCACCGGCGACAACTATGACCGCTTCCTCTGCCGTTTCGCCGAGATGGAGCAGAGCATGCGCATTGTCGAGCAGGCGCTGAAGAATCTGCCTGCGGGCCCGGTGCGGGTGGAAGATCCGCGCATCGTGCTGCCGGAGAAGAGCAAGGTGTACGGCAGCATTGAGGGCTTGATGAATCACTTCAAGCTGATCATGGAAGGCATCAAGGTGCCCCCTGGCGAGGTCTACCACGCGGTCGAGGGTGCCAACGGGGAGCTGGGTTTTTACGTCATCAGCGACGGCAGCGGCCGGCCCTATCGGGTGCGGGTGCGCCCGCCGTGTTTCCTTGCCATGGGTGCGCTCGGGGCGATGGTCAAAGGCGGC